A DNA window from Mesotoga sp. BH458_6_3_2_1 contains the following coding sequences:
- a CDS encoding diguanylate cyclase: protein MGGKLQVYLTSVLIIVVSAVVFSMHSFQPVRLLAVLSEMVIIGVSLVAAYLLGNRELHRGIPLGLILLSLSTYFDLLEALTGMNYYEFISVALLVVGFPILLASSIYHIRERKRRISEFSAVLSNSLDGILLLDLSENILYPNKTACDLLGFNEGQLKMKKISDFLSEEGAKKFREARSALFAGQNLSAFEVELITSGESPIVAEISLVIGRNANEDPDSIILTFKDVTHIRRIESALVEQNRFQKVLNELITEVLESDFDEESYKYFLMKCVRSFPRADAAAFLLREDDNRFHFVATYNYDFEELKPISFAPEELIQKSSDEVVIIKDYSVDYKMDSERLKRIIKGGRLLEIKSTLSIPIKIDGEVKMYFNLDSLSSANAFDDEEIMNTAMGFGKAISVLLWRINTVNELRRQRELMERLSMEDHLTGLPNRRAFFDSAMRQIELSKRNGEEMAILYLDLNDFKGVNDTLGHDFGDALLKSIAKRLTTICRRSDLTARMGGDEFVFILPSTGREGAIEAEAKVHEAFGEPFSVKGRRVKLTASVGLAVYPENGKSIRELLIVADEKMYENKEILSKKLKKATIV, encoded by the coding sequence ATGGGAGGTAAGCTGCAAGTATATCTGACATCAGTTTTGATAATAGTTGTTTCGGCAGTAGTATTTTCAATGCACTCTTTTCAGCCAGTCAGGCTGCTGGCAGTACTGAGCGAAATGGTCATTATTGGGGTTTCGCTCGTTGCGGCTTACCTTCTCGGGAACAGGGAGCTTCATAGGGGAATACCTCTTGGACTGATTCTGCTGTCACTTTCGACATACTTCGATCTACTTGAAGCGCTTACCGGAATGAATTACTACGAGTTCATTTCCGTGGCTCTCTTAGTCGTGGGTTTTCCAATTCTTCTGGCAAGTTCAATTTATCATATTAGGGAGCGAAAGAGAAGAATCTCCGAATTCAGCGCAGTATTGAGTAACTCGTTGGACGGTATTCTTCTGCTGGATCTATCTGAAAATATTCTTTATCCGAACAAAACCGCTTGTGATCTACTGGGATTCAACGAAGGCCAACTGAAGATGAAGAAGATTTCGGACTTTCTTTCTGAAGAAGGCGCGAAAAAATTCAGAGAAGCAAGATCTGCTCTATTCGCGGGCCAGAATCTATCAGCATTTGAAGTCGAGCTGATTACGTCCGGCGAATCACCGATCGTTGCCGAGATTAGTCTGGTGATTGGAAGGAATGCAAATGAAGATCCTGATTCGATAATACTGACCTTCAAAGACGTAACGCATATTAGAAGAATCGAATCGGCTCTTGTTGAGCAGAACAGATTCCAGAAAGTTCTCAACGAGTTAATTACGGAAGTGCTAGAAAGTGATTTCGATGAGGAGTCCTACAAGTACTTCCTAATGAAGTGCGTTCGTTCTTTTCCCAGAGCCGATGCAGCAGCCTTCTTGCTTAGAGAAGATGACAACCGCTTCCACTTCGTAGCCACCTACAACTATGATTTTGAAGAACTTAAGCCGATCTCTTTTGCTCCAGAGGAGCTCATTCAGAAGAGCAGCGATGAGGTGGTGATCATAAAGGATTACAGCGTCGACTATAAAATGGACAGTGAGCGATTGAAGAGGATCATCAAGGGAGGAAGGTTATTGGAGATCAAGAGCACACTCTCTATTCCAATAAAGATAGATGGCGAGGTCAAGATGTACTTCAATCTCGACAGCCTTAGTTCTGCAAATGCCTTCGATGATGAGGAAATTATGAATACCGCTATGGGATTTGGGAAGGCAATATCGGTTCTTCTCTGGAGAATTAACACGGTAAACGAGCTTAGAAGACAAAGGGAGTTAATGGAAAGACTGTCGATGGAAGATCATCTGACAGGTCTTCCGAATCGCAGGGCCTTCTTCGATTCCGCAATGAGGCAAATTGAGCTCTCAAAACGGAACGGGGAAGAAATGGCTATCCTGTATCTCGATCTCAATGATTTTAAAGGAGTCAATGACACTCTAGGCCATGACTTTGGAGACGCGCTTCTCAAGAGCATTGCAAAACGTCTAACTACGATCTGTCGCAGAAGCGATTTGACTGCAAGAATGGGTGGCGATGAATTCGTTTTCATTTTGCCTTCTACTGGAAGAGAAGGGGCAATAGAGGCAGAAGCAAAGGTGCACGAAGCCTTCGGTGAACCCTTCTCTGTCAAAGGAAGACGCGTGAAATTGACTGCCAGTGTAGGTTTAGCAGTTTATCCAGAAAACGGTAAATCAATAAGAGAATTGCTGATTGTTGCCGATGAAAAGATGTACGAGAATAAAGAGATTCTTTCGAAGAAACTGAAGAAGGCAACGATAGTTTGA
- a CDS encoding S8 family peptidase, protein MKTKLFVLILLFAALIIMLTGCPTPTKFTLTVRTTPESGLSISIAGVSYDSPKTVTLNGGTSTDIGVTALQEKDRSGQVTGPDTRFTFIQWNDTITNNPRTITLTTNMTYTADMKLEYKVTTSTSPAGGAVAGAGWYTAGAVKSFTAPVRAGYTFSHWLVNGTDSGSSITLGVTINEPKNIVAVYTANQVPCNLTVTTAPDLALDIRIDGTLFTSPKGMIVNSGATKQISVVTPQQKDISPWLTGIDSRYEFSNWNDANTLNPRNVTVNSDITYTANMDTEYRITVDSSPSEVSGVADFWTEEGTEWLFDFSGDTGPYNFSHWYVNGQDVGSARPLELYVDKPYHVTAVFAQQQAQYTLTVTTSPESGLNISIGGTNYNSPKTVTLNSGTTSDIGVTSPQEKEKSAQVAGTDARFTFIHWSDTVTSNPRTITLNSDMTYTAEMKVEYKVTTSTNPAGGTVEGAGWYMAGTVKNFTAPVRTGYTFSHWVINGTNLGDDNPISVNINSPKNIVANYTAESTTKNIYGTVTPYTGNIKTSSLDETEILSNTEIRTTYDKPEFIENEYLMKVESFEETERSFSTASLPEIQIIGRIEDYYGELKYLHVKTTASEKELKGLPGVVRVSRNSTFYALETTPNDTFYPIQWNYPLMNMPQAWDYTVGSRSVVVAVIDSGFSTNHPDLAGIFESGYNFIDNNTNVSEPNTSEDSHGTHVVGTIAALTNNGIGVSGVTWGGFGITLIPIRGIKDAAALMNSIIYAVDHGAKIINMSLGGASDSPAVYDAVGYAERNGVVIVAAAGNNGNGDILYPARYSETIAVGAVWEDEGTITRSSYSCFGPELDVVAPGGYMQSGTDPNGIYSTGWTPAENTYMYMQGTSMATPHVTGLVALLMGSGLTDPDDIRSVLRNTAVDLGTPGRDDYYGWGLVDAEAALDAITSPQEFKVYLRNPSTSSNIASTSLSDSGSYHFSNVSLSQVKVYAWRDMDESGTINTGDLLGYYNYSGGVPNLANAQTITLSGGDNWIDFQFAPIIGD, encoded by the coding sequence ATGAAGACCAAACTGTTTGTTCTTATACTCTTATTTGCAGCACTGATAATTATGCTTACGGGGTGTCCAACCCCTACCAAATTCACATTGACAGTCAGAACTACGCCTGAAAGTGGATTGAGCATTAGTATAGCCGGCGTAAGTTATGATTCGCCTAAAACGGTTACTCTCAATGGAGGTACTTCAACGGATATTGGTGTCACCGCTCTTCAAGAGAAAGATAGATCTGGCCAGGTAACAGGACCGGATACTCGTTTCACTTTCATTCAGTGGAACGACACAATCACAAACAACCCTAGAACGATAACTCTCACCACCAATATGACATACACGGCAGATATGAAGCTCGAATACAAAGTGACCACATCGACCAGTCCTGCAGGGGGAGCCGTTGCTGGGGCCGGTTGGTACACTGCTGGAGCAGTTAAGAGTTTCACCGCGCCTGTAAGAGCCGGTTATACCTTCAGTCACTGGCTTGTAAACGGTACAGATTCGGGTTCCTCGATCACTCTTGGCGTTACAATTAACGAGCCCAAGAATATTGTCGCCGTTTACACTGCTAATCAGGTTCCCTGCAATTTAACTGTTACCACTGCTCCCGATCTTGCGCTGGATATTAGAATTGATGGAACATTGTTCACGTCTCCTAAAGGAATGATAGTGAACAGTGGTGCCACAAAGCAGATCTCTGTTGTAACTCCTCAGCAAAAGGATATATCTCCATGGCTGACAGGAATAGATTCGAGATACGAGTTCAGTAATTGGAATGATGCCAATACTCTGAATCCCAGAAATGTGACAGTCAACTCTGACATCACATACACTGCAAACATGGATACTGAGTATCGCATCACTGTTGATTCCTCACCATCAGAAGTCTCTGGAGTTGCGGATTTTTGGACAGAAGAGGGCACTGAATGGCTGTTCGACTTCAGCGGTGATACTGGTCCTTACAACTTCAGCCATTGGTATGTGAATGGTCAAGATGTTGGAAGTGCACGTCCACTAGAGTTATATGTGGACAAACCATATCATGTTACTGCAGTCTTTGCACAGCAGCAGGCACAATACACTCTTACGGTGACTACATCTCCGGAAAGCGGATTGAACATCAGTATAGGTGGTACTAACTACAATTCACCGAAAACAGTGACTCTAAACAGCGGAACTACAAGTGATATTGGAGTCACCTCTCCTCAAGAAAAGGAGAAGTCGGCTCAGGTAGCAGGAACGGACGCTCGTTTCACTTTTATTCACTGGAGCGACACGGTCACCAGCAACCCGAGAACTATAACCCTCAATTCCGATATGACTTACACAGCAGAGATGAAGGTAGAGTACAAGGTGACCACATCTACAAATCCTGCAGGAGGAACCGTTGAAGGAGCCGGCTGGTACATGGCAGGTACAGTGAAGAATTTCACTGCGCCGGTGAGAACGGGGTACACATTCTCTCACTGGGTAATCAACGGAACAAACCTGGGCGATGATAATCCCATATCGGTGAATATCAACTCGCCGAAAAACATTGTTGCAAACTATACAGCAGAATCTACAACGAAGAACATCTACGGTACCGTTACCCCTTATACCGGTAACATAAAGACCTCGAGTCTTGATGAAACAGAGATACTCTCCAATACAGAAATAAGGACCACGTATGACAAACCGGAATTCATCGAGAATGAATATCTGATGAAGGTAGAATCATTCGAGGAAACAGAGAGATCATTCTCCACCGCCTCTCTTCCCGAGATCCAGATAATTGGCAGGATAGAAGACTACTACGGTGAACTCAAGTACTTACATGTTAAAACAACCGCCAGTGAAAAAGAGTTGAAAGGATTGCCTGGAGTCGTCCGGGTGTCTAGAAACAGCACTTTCTACGCGCTTGAAACGACCCCTAACGACACCTTCTACCCGATTCAATGGAACTATCCCCTGATGAATATGCCTCAGGCCTGGGATTACACTGTCGGTTCAAGAAGCGTAGTTGTTGCGGTGATCGATTCGGGATTCAGCACCAATCATCCAGATCTCGCGGGGATTTTTGAGTCCGGTTATAACTTCATAGACAACAACACGAATGTCTCGGAACCAAACACTTCCGAAGACAGCCACGGTACTCACGTCGTTGGAACAATCGCTGCACTCACAAACAACGGTATCGGAGTATCGGGAGTTACATGGGGAGGATTCGGAATTACCTTGATTCCAATCAGGGGAATCAAAGACGCAGCGGCACTTATGAACAGCATTATCTACGCAGTCGATCATGGAGCGAAGATTATAAACATGAGCCTCGGAGGAGCTTCGGACAGCCCTGCAGTATATGATGCGGTGGGATACGCAGAAAGAAATGGAGTAGTGATAGTTGCTGCGGCGGGAAACAACGGAAATGGAGATATACTTTATCCTGCGCGCTATTCAGAGACTATAGCGGTCGGGGCTGTTTGGGAAGATGAAGGCACGATAACAAGGTCGAGTTACTCCTGTTTTGGTCCTGAACTCGATGTAGTTGCGCCCGGAGGGTACATGCAATCGGGTACTGACCCAAATGGAATCTACAGCACCGGCTGGACTCCTGCAGAAAACACATATATGTACATGCAGGGGACCTCGATGGCCACTCCGCATGTTACAGGCCTTGTGGCTCTTCTCATGGGATCCGGCTTAACTGATCCAGACGATATTAGAAGCGTGTTGCGCAACACCGCGGTCGATCTGGGAACACCGGGCAGAGACGACTACTACGGATGGGGGCTTGTAGATGCAGAAGCAGCACTTGACGCCATAACCTCGCCGCAGGAGTTCAAAGTCTACTTGAGAAATCCCTCTACAAGCTCCAACATTGCTAGCACCAGCCTCTCTGATTCAGGATCGTATCACTTCAGCAATGTGAGCCTTTCTCAAGTGAAGGTATATGCCTGGAGAGACATGGATGAGAGCGGAACGATCAATACCGGAGATCTCCTCGGATACTACAACTATTCCGGAGGCGTTCCTAATCTTGCCAACGCACAGACAATAACCCTCTCCGGCGGCGACAACTGGATTGACTTCCAGTTCGCCCCGATAATTGGAGATTGA
- a CDS encoding VIT domain-containing protein has product MKGFGAMVLFVLASATVFSNGVVVPPYPVERDLGGFVMNTHNVHIKVENGIATVVIEEEFENTSKRLLEAVYLFPIPSSAVISDFTMKIGDQVLKGEVLPADQAREIYQEIVAKMKDPALLEYVGTQLIRMSIYPFEPGEKRQFLIQYSQPLEISSNSYSMVYPLKIDSFLSAPIGTVSIRVSVPFEIAEVYSPTHPFKEIISPSGRDYIFDAKDFMPGSDVALVLTSSEDEIPSSLATHWDNAMNEGYFLLTIIPRLQEETIIPKDVVFVLDISGSMYGEKIEQAKRALEQVLQMLRSGDRFAIVTFDGHVHNLTGGLLDASERAVWIENVRRIQADGMTNIYDALQTSIDMFSKDDQGRFKVILFLTDGAPTEGIIDTGKIINDATPEARARNVHLFSFGVGTGVVAELLDRLVQENAGRVSYIVEGENIEGKVTDLYRTIETPALENVSIAIEGSEVVKVLPTGPHSLFSGQALRLSGIYFEEGDLKVIVEGTRGAERYRYEYLFRVSKNPVNPFIAKIWAQKRIAHLANIYRYDSSLSEAAKEEVKQEIISLSKKFNIINEFTSYLIAPERVQTSTVGDRGGFSGAPAADAVMAAKSVAEMEQDQFVEGEASDYKFVDSVGFALEEETWIQDDEKVNTLEPISLVAYSKAYFELADRSEWVEKVFALGEKVKFIFDGILFEISEEGIESVEELDKILK; this is encoded by the coding sequence ATGAAGGGTTTTGGGGCAATGGTTCTTTTCGTTTTGGCTAGTGCAACTGTCTTTTCAAACGGAGTTGTGGTTCCGCCATATCCAGTTGAAAGGGATCTAGGCGGATTTGTTATGAACACTCACAATGTTCATATAAAAGTCGAAAATGGAATTGCAACTGTGGTTATCGAGGAGGAGTTTGAGAACACATCTAAGAGATTGCTTGAAGCGGTTTATCTCTTTCCAATACCCTCTTCGGCCGTGATTAGCGACTTTACTATGAAGATTGGAGATCAGGTTCTCAAGGGAGAAGTGCTGCCAGCCGATCAGGCACGAGAAATCTATCAGGAAATTGTCGCAAAAATGAAGGACCCGGCATTGCTCGAATACGTTGGAACTCAACTGATCCGAATGAGCATATATCCCTTTGAACCGGGAGAGAAACGCCAGTTCCTGATCCAATACAGTCAACCACTTGAGATTTCTTCAAATTCCTATTCGATGGTCTATCCCTTAAAGATTGATAGCTTTCTCTCTGCACCGATAGGAACCGTCAGCATCAGAGTTTCGGTTCCATTTGAGATTGCAGAGGTCTATTCACCGACTCACCCATTCAAAGAGATCATAAGCCCATCGGGCAGAGATTACATCTTTGACGCAAAGGATTTCATGCCAGGTTCGGACGTGGCCCTAGTTCTAACATCATCGGAAGACGAGATCCCTTCATCCCTTGCCACCCATTGGGATAACGCCATGAATGAAGGATACTTCCTTCTCACAATTATTCCCAGACTGCAAGAAGAAACAATCATTCCCAAGGATGTTGTCTTCGTTCTCGACATTTCTGGCTCGATGTACGGAGAGAAGATAGAGCAGGCAAAAAGAGCTCTGGAGCAGGTCCTTCAGATGCTTCGCTCCGGTGACCGATTTGCGATTGTGACTTTCGATGGCCATGTCCACAATCTCACGGGAGGCCTGCTTGATGCATCGGAAAGGGCTGTTTGGATAGAGAATGTGAGGCGCATTCAGGCAGATGGAATGACAAATATCTATGATGCTCTTCAAACGAGCATAGACATGTTCAGCAAAGACGACCAGGGAAGATTCAAAGTGATCCTCTTTCTCACAGATGGTGCTCCCACCGAAGGAATTATAGATACAGGGAAGATAATCAACGATGCAACTCCCGAAGCTAGAGCCAGAAATGTCCACCTGTTTTCTTTCGGAGTAGGAACAGGCGTCGTGGCCGAACTGCTGGACAGACTGGTCCAGGAAAATGCCGGAAGAGTGAGTTATATCGTCGAAGGCGAAAACATAGAGGGAAAAGTTACCGATCTATATAGAACGATCGAGACGCCGGCTCTGGAAAATGTGAGTATAGCCATTGAAGGATCGGAGGTTGTAAAGGTTCTTCCGACTGGGCCGCACTCTCTCTTCTCAGGACAGGCTCTAAGACTCTCCGGCATTTACTTTGAAGAGGGCGATCTAAAAGTAATCGTCGAAGGCACAAGAGGCGCGGAGAGATACAGATACGAGTATCTATTCAGAGTTTCAAAGAATCCTGTCAACCCATTCATCGCAAAGATATGGGCACAGAAGAGAATCGCCCATCTTGCAAATATCTACAGGTATGATTCCTCTCTCTCGGAAGCAGCAAAAGAAGAAGTGAAACAGGAGATTATTTCTCTTTCGAAGAAATTCAACATAATCAACGAGTTTACCTCCTACCTGATTGCACCTGAGCGAGTACAGACCTCTACTGTGGGAGATAGGGGCGGTTTTAGCGGAGCCCCCGCTGCAGATGCCGTAATGGCTGCAAAGTCTGTTGCCGAGATGGAACAAGATCAGTTTGTCGAAGGTGAAGCCTCTGACTACAAGTTTGTTGACAGCGTAGGATTTGCTCTTGAAGAGGAGACATGGATTCAGGACGACGAAAAGGTCAATACACTTGAACCGATAAGCCTTGTTGCTTACAGCAAAGCATATTTTGAATTAGCTGACAGAAGCGAATGGGTTGAAAAGGTTTTTGCTCTCGGAGAGAAAGTCAAATTCATCTTCGACGGAATCCTTTTCGAAATTTCAGAAGAAGGAATAGAGAGCGTTGAAGAGCTGGACAAAATTCTGAAGTAG
- a CDS encoding ABC transporter substrate-binding protein, which translates to MKKALVLMILVVFVLSAFAVAAEKIKIGVAIPSADHGWTGGIVWWAQRAIKDWNEKDPDVEFFLVTADSPAKQVGDVEDLMVKGIDALVILAHDSEPLTPVVEKAYNSGVFIVSVDRGLTKPVENVYVAGDNPGLGRVSGEWLAQALNYKGDIVVLEGIPCVINSERVDAFNEVIAKYPDIKILDSQPAYWDTARGLEIMENYLQKYPKIDAVWAQDDDVLVGVLQAYRESGRNDIKLFLGGAGSKEMIKKIIDNDPLVKADVTYPPSMIATGISMAVFAMRGQPLEGFYQQQIPSRIILAAELITADNAELYYEPDSIF; encoded by the coding sequence GTGAAAAAGGCATTAGTTCTCATGATTCTTGTTGTGTTTGTACTCTCGGCTTTTGCAGTGGCCGCCGAGAAGATTAAGATTGGTGTCGCCATCCCAAGTGCAGATCACGGCTGGACAGGTGGAATAGTATGGTGGGCACAGAGAGCAATAAAAGACTGGAACGAGAAGGATCCCGATGTTGAGTTCTTCCTAGTCACTGCTGATTCTCCCGCGAAACAGGTTGGAGATGTTGAAGACCTCATGGTAAAGGGCATCGATGCTCTTGTAATTCTTGCTCATGATTCCGAGCCACTCACACCGGTAGTTGAGAAAGCTTACAACAGCGGGGTATTTATTGTCTCCGTTGACAGAGGCCTCACCAAGCCTGTCGAAAACGTTTATGTTGCCGGTGACAATCCCGGTCTTGGAAGAGTATCTGGTGAATGGTTAGCACAGGCTTTAAATTACAAGGGCGATATAGTTGTTCTTGAAGGTATTCCATGCGTAATCAACAGCGAAAGAGTAGATGCGTTTAATGAAGTAATAGCAAAGTATCCTGATATTAAGATCCTGGATTCTCAGCCGGCTTACTGGGATACCGCGCGTGGACTTGAAATTATGGAAAACTACCTTCAAAAGTATCCTAAGATCGACGCTGTTTGGGCGCAGGATGATGACGTTCTTGTTGGAGTTCTTCAAGCCTACAGGGAATCTGGAAGAAATGATATTAAGCTCTTCCTTGGTGGCGCAGGATCAAAGGAAATGATAAAGAAGATCATCGACAATGACCCTCTCGTAAAGGCAGACGTTACATATCCACCGTCTATGATCGCTACCGGTATTTCGATGGCTGTATTCGCAATGAGGGGCCAGCCTCTCGAAGGCTTCTATCAACAGCAGATTCCTTCAAGAATAATCCTCGCTGCCGAACTGATTACAGCTGATAACGCTGAACTTTACTACGAACCTGATTCAATATTCTAG
- a CDS encoding ABC transporter permease: MARENVGRRFEYEKFGPLIALAILFVISAFASPYFLQTQNLLNILRQVSYTGIIALGMTFVIISGGIDLSVGSMVALVGGVVILALNWLVGVFGAGGEAWAILLALLVGLLFGAGLGALNGLMVTLGKIAPFIATLGTMAIFRSMALYIGSAGVFRSESRLFPDLGMGRVLGIPNPVVVFISLAVVFAIILNKTRYGRYLCAVGSNPKVAKYSAIKVNLTRFISYVAVGITVGFSAVFLSARLNSMSSTNGGLNYELDAIAAVIIGGTPMTGGSGSILGTVIGAITLGIINNMLNMLGVSPYLQGTVKGVVIIGAVLIQRKRAQ; the protein is encoded by the coding sequence ATGGCAAGAGAAAATGTTGGTAGACGATTCGAATACGAGAAGTTTGGTCCGTTAATAGCTCTTGCGATTCTATTCGTGATATCCGCTTTCGCCAGCCCGTATTTTCTTCAGACTCAGAATCTTCTAAATATTTTGAGGCAGGTTTCTTATACAGGAATCATAGCGCTTGGAATGACGTTCGTTATCATCTCCGGAGGAATAGATCTTTCAGTTGGGTCGATGGTTGCTCTGGTAGGTGGAGTCGTGATTCTTGCACTTAATTGGCTTGTTGGGGTATTTGGTGCAGGGGGGGAAGCATGGGCAATACTCTTGGCGCTTCTCGTCGGTTTGCTCTTTGGCGCAGGCCTGGGTGCACTTAATGGATTGATGGTTACTCTCGGAAAGATTGCCCCTTTCATTGCCACCCTGGGCACTATGGCCATATTCCGATCAATGGCGTTGTATATCGGAAGCGCAGGTGTCTTCAGATCGGAAAGCAGACTCTTTCCCGATCTAGGAATGGGAAGAGTGCTGGGAATACCTAATCCAGTCGTTGTATTCATAAGTCTCGCAGTCGTGTTCGCAATTATACTCAATAAGACTCGCTATGGAAGATACCTCTGTGCCGTTGGCTCCAATCCAAAAGTTGCAAAATACTCAGCGATAAAAGTCAATCTAACGAGATTTATCTCGTACGTTGCCGTCGGAATTACCGTTGGATTCTCGGCCGTTTTTCTATCCGCAAGGCTGAATTCTATGAGTTCTACAAATGGTGGTCTAAACTATGAACTGGATGCTATCGCTGCAGTCATAATCGGTGGGACACCAATGACGGGTGGGTCAGGCTCGATCTTGGGAACAGTAATCGGAGCGATCACTCTAGGAATAATCAACAACATGCTGAATATGCTGGGAGTCTCACCTTATCTGCAAGGAACAGTCAAGGGAGTAGTCATAATTGGTGCGGTTTTGATACAGAGAAAGAGAGCTCAATAA
- a CDS encoding sugar ABC transporter ATP-binding protein encodes MGDTLIKTQGISKEFSGVRVLDNIDIEINKGEIFGIIGENGAGKSTLVKILSGIYTPTEGKVFFEGNEVDIKDPLHAKVIGISMIPQEFNLINELNVYENIFLGSEITRKGFLKKREMKKRTVSLLEELKKSIHPEEKIERLSVAQKQMVEIAKAIAFDSKLLIMDEPTTVLTLNEIETLFDLMRNLKESGVTIIYISHKLKEVREICDRVMVLRDGKTISISQTDEADEEEMARRMVGRELSQVFPEKVSPSEEIVFQVENVTSHGLLEDISFGLRKGEILGFAGLVGAGRTELAETIIGIRKKDSGKISINGKSVEIKSPIDAVKNKIAYLSEDRQGSGVLTSFDMIKNTTLISLPAYSKILINNKLEKEKTKKYVDKFNIRAASLKTRLEFFSGGNQQKVSLAKSLDPEPEIFIFDEPTRGIDVNAKREIYRFMNELVMEGVSCILISSELEEIIGMCNRVIVMKEGRITGILEGEHINEEEIMLHATGLKGVA; translated from the coding sequence ATGGGTGATACCCTGATAAAGACCCAAGGAATTTCAAAGGAATTCTCAGGGGTTAGAGTTCTCGACAATATTGACATCGAAATAAACAAAGGAGAAATCTTCGGGATAATCGGGGAAAATGGCGCCGGCAAGTCTACGCTTGTCAAGATTCTCAGTGGAATCTACACACCTACAGAGGGAAAAGTCTTCTTTGAGGGTAATGAAGTAGATATCAAGGACCCCTTGCATGCAAAAGTGATAGGCATCTCCATGATTCCGCAGGAATTCAATCTGATCAACGAACTCAACGTCTATGAAAACATCTTTCTAGGCAGTGAGATTACGCGCAAAGGCTTCCTCAAAAAGAGAGAGATGAAGAAGAGGACCGTCTCACTTCTGGAGGAGCTCAAGAAATCAATACATCCCGAGGAAAAAATTGAAAGGCTAAGCGTAGCCCAAAAACAGATGGTTGAAATAGCTAAGGCAATTGCTTTTGATTCTAAGCTCCTGATAATGGATGAACCGACAACAGTCCTAACTCTAAATGAGATTGAGACCCTTTTTGACCTAATGAGGAATCTCAAGGAGAGCGGCGTCACGATTATCTACATATCTCACAAACTTAAGGAAGTTAGGGAGATCTGTGATAGGGTTATGGTTCTGAGAGATGGAAAGACGATTAGCATCAGCCAAACTGACGAGGCAGATGAAGAAGAAATGGCAAGGAGGATGGTTGGTCGTGAACTGAGCCAGGTCTTTCCAGAGAAGGTTTCGCCATCTGAAGAGATTGTTTTTCAAGTTGAAAATGTTACTTCACATGGCCTTCTGGAAGACATTTCCTTCGGCCTTCGCAAAGGCGAGATTCTTGGCTTTGCTGGTCTGGTGGGCGCTGGAAGGACAGAGCTTGCCGAGACGATCATTGGCATCAGGAAGAAAGACTCTGGCAAGATCAGCATCAACGGAAAATCCGTCGAGATTAAGTCTCCCATCGATGCCGTGAAGAACAAAATAGCTTACTTGTCTGAAGACCGCCAGGGAAGTGGAGTCCTCACTTCGTTCGACATGATAAAGAACACCACCCTTATTTCACTGCCTGCCTACTCTAAGATACTGATCAACAACAAGTTGGAGAAGGAGAAGACAAAGAAGTACGTCGACAAATTCAACATCAGGGCAGCCTCTCTGAAGACGAGGCTGGAGTTCTTCAGCGGTGGTAATCAGCAGAAAGTGTCTCTTGCCAAATCCCTCGATCCGGAGCCTGAAATATTCATCTTTGATGAACCGACGAGAGGAATTGACGTCAACGCGAAAAGAGAAATTTACAGATTCATGAACGAGCTAGTTATGGAAGGTGTATCCTGTATTCTAATATCCTCTGAACTTGAAGAAATCATAGGCATGTGTAATCGCGTGATCGTTATGAAAGAAGGAAGGATTACGGGAATTCTTGAAGGAGAGCATATTAATGAAGAGGAGATAATGCTTCACGCCACTGGACTCAAGGGGGTTGCTTAG